A genomic region of Trifolium pratense cultivar HEN17-A07 linkage group LG3, ARS_RC_1.1, whole genome shotgun sequence contains the following coding sequences:
- the LOC123917667 gene encoding isoflavone 2'-hydroxylase — MGILSFFFYSLFYLSIFFIIRLLFQSRKFKNLPPGPNSLPIIGDLHHLKRPLHRTFKGLTKKYGNVISLWFGSRLVVVVSSLSEFQQCFTKNDVVLANRPKFLSGKYIFYNYTTLGSTDYGEHWRNLRRITALDVLSNHRINNFAGIRKDETQRLITKLAEDSSTNFAEVELSSRFFDMTFNNIMRMISGKRYYGEDCDMSDLQEASQFRDMVSQLLQLSGANNKTDFMPFLKFLDFENLEKRVKHIGEKCDEFLKGLLDEQRNKKERTNTMIDHLLNMQESQPEYYTDQIIKGLALGMLLAGTDSSAITLEWTMSNILNYPEVLQKVRDELDTHVGQDRLVDESDLPKLTYLKNVINETLRLYTPAPLLLPHSTLDECVIGGYKVPRDTIILINAWAIHRDPETWSEATTFKPERFDKKGESEKLIAFGMGRRACPGEALAMRAISMTLALLVQCFDWKLTGDGKIDMSERDGFTLTKLVPLKAMCKTRPVINKLLK, encoded by the exons ATGGGgatcctttcctttttcttctactCTCTCTTTTATCtttcaatatttttcatcataaGACTTTTGTTCCAatcaagaaaattcaaaaacCTCCCACCAGGGCCAAACTCTCTTCCCATAATAGGTGATCTCCACCATCTCAAACGCCCCCTCCATCGTACCTTTAAAGGACTCACCAAGAAGTACGGCAACGTGATTTCTCTTTGGTTTGGATCACGTCTTGTCGTTGTCGTATCTTCTCTATCTGAATTCCAACAATGTTTTACTAAAAACGACGTTGTCCTAGCAAATAGACCAAAATTTTTATCAGGAAAATACATTTTCTACAACTATACAACCTTAGGATCTACAGACTACGGTGAACACTGGCGTAACCTTCGTCGTATTACTGCTCTTGACGTCCTTTCAAACCACCGGATCAACAATTTTGCTGGAATCCGAAAGGATGAGACTCAAAGGTTGATCACCAAGTTGGCTGAAGATTCAtctactaattttgcagaagtGGAACTCAGTTCCCGATTCTTCGATATGACGTTTAACAACATCATGAGAATGATCTCTGGAAAGAGGTACTATGGAGAAGATTGTGACATGTCTGATCTTCAAGAAGCAAGTCAATTTAGGGATATGGTATCTCAACTATTGCAATTATCAGGAGCAAACAATAAGACTGATTTCATGCCTTTTCTTAAGTTTCTTGATTTTGAAAACTTGGAGAAGAGAGTCAAACATATTGGAGAAAAATGTGACGAATTCTTGAAAGGACTCCTTGACGAGCAACGAAACAAGAAGGAGCGTACAAATACTATGATAGATCATCTTCTAAATATGCAAGAATCGCAACCAGAATACTACACCGATCAAATCATCAAAGGCCTCGCTTTG GGCATGCTTCTTGCTGGAACCGACTCGTCGGCTATAACTTTAGAGTGGACGATGTCTAACATTTTGAACTATCCAGAAGTATTGCAGAAGGTGAGAGATGAATTAGATACTCATGTTGGCCAAGATCGTTTGGTAGATGAATCAGATCTTCCAAAACTCACTTACCTTAAAAATGTCATCAACGAAACTCTTCGCTTATACACTCCTGCTCCTTTGTTATTACCCCACTCGACTTTAGACGAGTGTGTTATTGGAGGATACAAAGTACCACGAGACACCATAATATTGATCAATGCTTGGGCCATTCATAGAGACCCTGAAACATGGAGTGAAGCCACGACTTTCAAACCCGAGAGGTTCGACAAAAAAGGAGAGTCAGAGAAGTTGATTGCGTTTGGGATGGGAAGAAGGGCTTGTCCGGGAGAAGCCTTGGCTATGCGTGCGATTAGCATGACTTTGGCATTATTGGTTCAATGTTTTGATTGGAAACTTACAGGTGATGGGAAGATTGATATGTCAGAGCGAGATGGTTTCACCTTAACAAAATTGGTACCATTAAAAGCCATGTGTAAAACTCGTCCTGTCATCAACAAACTTCTCAAATAA
- the LOC123915916 gene encoding isoflavone 2'-hydroxylase-like gives MRIISLFFYSLFYLSIFFIIRLLFQSRKFKNLPPGPNSLPIIGDLHHLKRPLHRTFKGLAKKYGNVISLWFGSRLVVVVSSLSEFQQCFTKNDVVLANKPKFLSGKYIFYNYTTLGSTDYGEHWRNLRRITALDVLSNHRINNFAGIRKDETQRLITKLAEDSSTNFAEVELTSRFFDMTFNNIMRMISGKRYYGEDCDMSDLQEASQFRDMVSQLLQLSGANNKTDFMPFLKFLDFENLEKRVKHIGEKCDEFLKGLLEEQRNKKERTNTMIDHLLNMQESQPEYYTDQIIKGLALGMLLAGTDSSAITLEWSMSNILNYPEVLQKVRDELDTHVGQDRLVDESDLPKLTYLKNVINETLRLYTPAPLLLPHSTLDECVIGGYKVPRDTIILINAWAIHRDPETWSEATTFKPERFDKKGESEKLIAFGMGRRACPGEALAMRAISMTLALLVQCFDWKLTGDGKIDMSERDGFTLTKLVPLKAMCKTRPVINKLLKY, from the exons ATGAGGATCATTTCCTTGTTCTTCTACTCACTCTTttatctttctatatttttcatcattAGACTTTTGTTCCAatcaagaaaattcaaaaacCTTCCACCTGGTCCAAACTCTCTTCCCATAATAGGTGATCTCCACCATCTCAAACGCCCCCTCCATCGTACCTTTAAAGGACTCGCCAAGAAGTACGGCAATGTAATTTCTCTTTGGTTTGGATCACGTCTTGTCGTTGTCGTATCTTCTCTATCTGAATTCCAACAATGTTTTACTAAAAACGACGTTGTCCTAGCaaataaaccaaaatttttatCAGGAAAATACATTTTCTACAACTATACAACCTTAGGATCTACAGACTACGGTGAACACTGGCGTAACCTTCGTCGTATTACTGCTCTTGACGTCCTTTCAAACCACCGGATCAACAATTTTGCTGGAATCCGAAAGGACGAGACTCAAAGGTTGATCACCAAGTTGGCTGAAGATTCAtctactaattttgcagaagtAGAACTCACTTCCCGATTCTTCGATATGACGTTTAACAACATCATGAGAATGATCTCTGGAAAGAGGTACTATGGAGAAGATTGTGACATGTCTGATCTTCAAGAAGCAAGTCAATTTAGGGATATGGTATCTCAACTATTGCAATTATCAGGAGCAAACAATAAGACTGATTTCATGCCTTTTCTTAAATTTCTTGATTTTGAAAACTTGGAGAAGAGAGTCAAACATATTGGAGAAAAATGTGATGAGTTCTTGAAAGGACTCCTTGAAGAGCAACGAAACAAGAAGGAGCGTACAAATACTATGATAGATCATCTTCTAAATATGCAAGAATCACAACCAGAGTACTACACCGATCAAATCATCAAAGGCCTCGCTTTG GGCATGCTTCTTGCTGGAACCGACTCGTCGGCTATAACTTTAGAGTGGTCGATGTCTAACATTTTGAACTATCCAGAAGTATTGCAGAAGGTGAGAGATGAATTAGATACTCATGTTGGCCAAGATCGTCTGGTAGATGAATCAGATCTTCCAAAACTCACTTACCTTAAAAATGTCATCAACGAAACTCTTCGCTTATACACTCCTGCTCCTTTGTTATTACCCCACTCGACTTTAGACGAGTGTGTTATTGGAGGATACAAAGTACCACGAGACACCATAATATTGATCAATGCTTGGGCCATTCATAGAGACCCTGAAACATGGAGTGAAGCCACGACTTTCAAACCCGAGAGGTTCGACAAAAAAGGAGAGTCCGAGAAGTTGATTGCGTTTGGGATGGGAAGAAGGGCATGTCCGGGAGAAGCCTTGGCTATGCGTGCAATTAGCATGACTTTGGCATTATTGGTTCAATGCTTTGATTGGAAACTTACAGGTGATGGGAAGATTGATATGTCAGAACGAGATGGCTTCACCTTAACAAAATTGGTACCATTGAAGGCTATGTGTAAAACTCGTCCCGTCATCAACAAGCTTCTCAAGTACTAG